In the Gossypium arboreum isolate Shixiya-1 chromosome 10, ASM2569848v2, whole genome shotgun sequence genome, one interval contains:
- the LOC108487030 gene encoding histone-lysine N-methyltransferase CLF-like — protein MTAKPSRSASADRSEPPKDSSMTQIEGKSLSVKEILSVIDSLKKQVAADRSLSVKTRLEENKQKLVGITSHLYKLSKDRRSSWIIDTDSASDLLTKRQKDALGMQNGIDASNGDKDGYSYQEPSTAVLMGSSIPVKNAVRPIKLTEVKKLPPYTTWIFLDRNQRMTEDQSVVGRRRIYYDQNGGEALICSDSEEELIEEDEEKKDFVESEDFILRMTIKEVGLSDPVLESLAQCLSRSPADVKARYETLMKEEDTGASKNRDTEEQNWNSFLDKDLEAALDSFDNLFCRRCLVFDCRLHGCSQDLIFPADKQTPWNRTDDENAPCGLHCYRLVLKSERNDTVRSPMNPEDKSNSSSDGIAAQISSSKKSAGPSTRRKAKSSQSESASSNAKNLSESSDSEIRPRHEDSSPIPQLSPSKNKIAGKSGILKRNSKRVAERVLICMRKRQKKMEASESESLVSGGVSPADMRLRSNPRKENEDATSSSQKDVKSSNTGRSRRKDWPLNGVQGEIPYSETVNDLAQTSSNGCLRNEEFVDENLCKQELSDDKSWKAIEKGLFDKGLEIFGRNSCLIARNLLNGLKTCWEVFLYMTCSDNKLACHAADGVLSLLEGCSKFDLNGAVGNNEVRRRSRFLRRRGRVRRLKYTWKSAAYHSIRKRITERKDQPCRQYNPCSCQTACGKQCSCLLNGTCCEKYCGCPKSCKNRFRGCHCAKSQCRSRQCPCFAADRECDPDVCRNCWVSCGDGTGSLGVPPQRGDNYECRNMKLLLKQQQRVLLGRSDVSGWGAFLKNNVGKHEYLGEYTGELISHREADKRGKIYDRENSSFLFNLNDQFVLDAYRKGDKLKFANHSPEPNCYAKVIMVAGDHRVGIFAKERINAGEELFYDYRYEPDRAPAWARKPEASGSKKEDGAPSSGRAKKLA, from the exons ATGACAGCGAAACCTTCGCGTTCTGCTTCGGCGGATAGATCGGAACCTCCTAAGGATTCCTCG ATGACACAAATTGAAGGAAAATCCCTGTCTGTTAAGGAGATTTTATCAGTAATTGATTCGTTAAAGAAACAAGTTGCTGCAGATCGATCTCTTTCTGTAAAG ACAAGGTTGGAAGAAAACAAGCAAAAATTAGTTGGTATAACAAGCCATCTTTATAAATTGTCAAAGGACCGGAGAAGCAGTTGGATTATTGACACTGATAGTGCTTCTGATCTATTGACAAAGAGGCAAAAAGATGCACTTGGTATGCAAAATGGCATTGATGCAAGTAATGGGGATAAGGATGGTTATAGCTATCAAGAACCGTCTACAGCAGTTCTTATGGGATCTAGTATTCCAGTTAAGAATGCTGTTCGCCCTATTAAGCTTACTGAAGTAAAAAAGCTGCCACCTTATACAACATGGATATTTCTAGACAG AAATCAAAGAATGACAGAGGATCAATCAGTGGTGGGTAGAAGGAGAATATACTATGATCAGAATGGTGGTGAAGCACTTATCTGCAGCGACAGTGAGGAGGAACTAATTGAGGAAgatgaagaaaagaaagattTTGTTGAATCTGAAGACTTTATTCTCCG AATGACTATCAAGGAAGTTGGTTTGTCTGATCCGGTGCTGGAATCACTAGCACAGTGTTTGTCTAGAAGTCCAGCTGATGTCAAG GCAAGATACGAAACTCTTATGAAGGAGGAGGACACTGGGGCCTCTAAGAATAGGGATACTGAAGAACAAAATTGGAATTCCTTTCTTGATAAGGATCTTGAAGCAGCTCTTGATTCTTTTGACAATTTATTTTGTAGACGGTGCCTT GTCTTTGATTGCAGATTACATGGATGTTCTCAGGACCTAATATTTCCT GCTGATAAACAAACTCCATGGAATCGTACAGATGATGAGAATGCACCATGTGGTCTGCATTGCTATCGTTTG GTACTTAAGTCAGAAAGAAATGACACAGTTAGGTCTCCAATGAATCCTGAAGACAAGTCAAATTCTTCATCTGATGGTATTGCGGCACAGATATCATCTAGTAAGAAATCTGCTGGTCCATCTACTAGGAGGAAGGCAAAGTCAAGCCAAAGTGAAAGTGCTTCATCCAATGCTAAAAATCTTTCAGAAAGTAGTGACTCGGAGATAAGACCCAGGCATGAGGATTCCTCACCTATTCCTCAGTTATCACCTTCTAAGAATAAAATTGCTGGAAAATCTGGCATTCTCAAGAGAAATAGCAAGCGAGTAGCTGAACGAGTTTTAATTTGCATGCGCAAGAGGCAGAAGAAGATGGAAGCTTCTGAATCTGAATCTCTTGTGAGTGGAGGTGTTTCGCCTGCAGATATGAGACTCAGGTCTAATCCACGAAAAGAAAATGAAGATGCTACGTCTTCTTCGCAAAAGGATGTGAAATCCTCAAATACAGGAAGGTCTAGGAGGAAAGATTGGCCATTAAATGGAGTGCAAGGAGAAATACCCTATAGTGAGACCGTTAATGATCTGGCTCAGACTAGTAGCAATGGTTGCCTGAGAAATGAAGAGTTTGTGGACGAAAATTTATGTAAACAAGAACTAAGTGATGATAAATCTTGGAAAGCTATTGAAAAAGGTCTTTTTGATAAAGGTCTGGAGATTTTTGGTAGGAACAG CTGTTTGATTGCCAGAAATCTTTTAAACGGATTGAAGACATGTTGGGAAGTTTTCCTATACATGACCTGCTCTGACAATAAGCTGGCTTGCCATGCAGCTGATGGTGTTTTATCTCTTCTTGAAGGGTGTTCCAAATTTGACCTTAATGGAGCTGTG GGAAATAATGAAGTAAGACGGAGATCAAGATTCTTACGTAGAAGAGGTAGAGTCCGTCGTTTGAAATATACCTGGAAATCAGCTGCATATCACTCAATCAGGAAAAGGATTACTGAGAGGAAAGATCAGCCATGCCGGCAGTATAATCCGTGCAGCTGTCAAACTGCTTGCGGAAAGCAATGTTCTTGCCTTTTAAATGGAACATGCTGTGAAAAATACTGCGG ATGTCCTAAGAGTTGCAAGAATCGATTTAGAGGTTGTCATTGTGCTAAAAGTCAATGCCGAAGTCGTCAGTGTCCATGCTTTGCTGCAGACAGGGAATGTGATCCAGATGTTTGTAGAAATTGTTGGGTCAG TTGTGGTGATGGCACTGGTAGTCTTGGGGTTCCTCCACAAAGAGGTGACAATTATGAATGCAGAAATATGAAGCTTCTTCTGAAACAGCAACAAAGG GTCTTGCTTGGAAGATCAGATGTTTCTGGATGGGGAGCTTTTTTGAAG AATAATGTTGGCAAGCATGAATACCTTGGTGAGTACACTGGAGAGCTGATCTCCCATAGGGAAGCAGATAAGCGTGGAAAGATATATGACCGTGAAAATTCATCATTTCTATTCAATCTGAATGATCAG TTTGTTCTTGATGCATACCGAAAAGGTGACAAATTGAAGTTCGCCAACCATTCTCCTGAGCCTAATTGCTATGCCAAG GTCATTATGGTTGCAGGGGATCACCGTGTGGGTATATTTGCCAAAGAACGAATCAATGCAGGAGAGGAACTATTCTATGACTACCGTTACGAGCCAGACAGAGCTCCTGCCTGGGCTAGAAAACCCGAGGCATCTGGGTCCAAAAAAGAGGATGGTGCTCCTTCGAGCGGACGAGCTAAGAAACTTGCTTAA